The genomic window CCCTCGCCGAGCACGGAGATGCGCCGCCCGTCGGGCATGGTATACTGATCCACGAACTCCCGCACGCGCTTCTTGGCGATGGCCATTTCTTCCAGCGCGGGGATGTTGATCTCCACGTTGAAGTGGCCGGAGTTGGCCAGGACGGCGCCGTCCTTCATGACCTCAAAGTGGGCGCGGTCCAGGACGTGGATGTCGCCGGTGGCCGTAACGAAGATATCGCCCACTCGGGCCGCGTCGCGCATGGGCATGACGCGGTAGCCGTCCATGACGGCTTCCAGGGCGCGCAGCGGGTCCACTTCGGTAATGATGACGTTGGCCCCCATACCCCGCGCGCGCATGGCGATGCCTCGGCTGCACCAGCCGTACCCGCTGACTACCAACGTGCGGCCGGCAAGCAGGAGATTCGTGGCGCGGATGATGCCGTCAATGGTGGACTGGCCTGTGCCGTAGCGGTTGTCAAAGAAGTGCTTGGTCATGGCGTCGTTGACGGCCAGGATGGGGTAGCGCAGCACGCCATCATGGGCCATCGCCCGCAGGCGGATGACGCCGGTGGTGGTCTCCTCGGTGCCGGCGATGACGCCGGGCAGCAGGTCGGTGCGCTCGCGGTGCAGCGTGGACACCAGGTCGGCCCCGTCGTCCATGGTGATGTGGGGCTTGTGCTCCAGGGCGGCCCGAATGTGCGCGTAGTACGTGTCGTGGTTTTCGCCCTTGATGGCGAAGACCGAGATGCTCTCGTGGACGACCAGCGACGCCGCCACATCGTCCTGCGTGGACAGCGGGTTGGACGCGCACAGCGCCACCTGCGCGCCGCCCGCCTTGAGGGTGCGCATCAGGTTGGCGGTCTCGGTGGTAACGTGCAGGCACGCGGACATGCGCACGCCCGCCAGCGGTTTCTCGCGGGCGAAGCGTTCGCGAATCAGCCGCAGGACGGGCATATCCTGCTCGGCCCAGTCTATGCGGTCTCGCCCCTTGTCGGCCAGTCTTAGGTCTTTCACATCGTGCGGTACGCTCACTGTCAACTCTCCTCTGATAGTCTGGCGCTGTCAGCCTTCAGCCTTCAGCGGTCGGTATCGGTTTGCGAAGCATGGCTTTCCTCAACGGCTACGCCCGTTTTCGGTACGCCATGGCCTCGTAGAACTCGCAATATCGGGCAAAGCCCAGTTTGGTGTACACGCGCCGGGCGGTCTCGTTCTCGGCGCCGACGTTGAGCACGATGGTCGGGATGCGGGCGGCCAAATCCCGGAGCACCGCCGCCGTGCAGGCCAGCGCATACCCGCGCCCGCGATAGTCGGGATGGGTGAACACGTTGCCGATGGCGGCCACGCCGTAGGTCTCGGAGACCAGGTGCGTGCCCGCCACCGCGACGAGTCGGCCGTCCCGCTCCACGCCGTAGAAGATGCCGTCCATCAGTTGGTACGGGCTGAAGCGCGCCTCGGCGTACAATCGGTACAGGCTTTGCAACTCGGCCTGGCGCGCGCCCGTCAGGCGAAACGTCAGCGGACTCGGCGGGGGCAGGGGCGCGGTCCTGTCCCAGACCATGCGCACCATGCGCTGAACTTCGGCCAGCGCGTAGCGGGCGCGAAGCGCAGGCTCCTGCTCCTCGGTGAAGATGGCGTACACCTTCGGCGGGCGCATCACGCCAGCCAGGATCACCGCATGCCCGCGCGGGTCGCCGTAGAGGAGCAGCGTGTGCGGCTCCAGGCCCTTGAACAACAGCGCCAGCGCGCGCGTTCCATCGGCGTGTTCGGCCAGCGCCCACTCGCACTGCGCGAACAGCGACGGCTCCAGGTCGCCGATGGCGTAGGCGGCATAGACCCTGTCCTGATTCAGGACGGCCAGGATTTCCTCGCGGTCGCGGGTCTCGCGAACCGTCCAGCCGCCTGTGCTGCGCGGCACCCTGGCACGCGGGCGTGCGCTGGCCTCGCTCATCTTCCGCCGCTCAGCAGGTCGTCCAGTTCGGGCGCGTCGCCGAATGTCTCGCGGTAGCGCGCAACGAATTCGGCCCGCGTGTAATGGTGATTCTGCGTGCCGTGCCGCTCCAGCACGTAGGTGGCCGCCAGGCTGGCGATGCGTCCCGTCGTCTCCCACGAGTATCCGCGCAGCATGCCTTTGATGATCCCCGCGCGGTACGCATCGCCCACGCCCGTCGGCTCGCACAGCGCGCTGGCGCACACGGCGGGCACTTCCACCTTACGCCCGTCGGCCCAGATGACCGAACCCTCCTCGCCGCAGGTAACGATGAGGATGTCGGCCAGCCCCTGCACCTGCTCATCCGTCAAGCAGGTCTTGTTTTTGAACATCTCCAGTTCGTAGTCGTTAACGATGAGCACT from Chloroflexota bacterium includes these protein-coding regions:
- a CDS encoding adenosylhomocysteinase, translating into MSVPHDVKDLRLADKGRDRIDWAEQDMPVLRLIRERFAREKPLAGVRMSACLHVTTETANLMRTLKAGGAQVALCASNPLSTQDDVAASLVVHESISVFAIKGENHDTYYAHIRAALEHKPHITMDDGADLVSTLHRERTDLLPGVIAGTEETTTGVIRLRAMAHDGVLRYPILAVNDAMTKHFFDNRYGTGQSTIDGIIRATNLLLAGRTLVVSGYGWCSRGIAMRARGMGANVIITEVDPLRALEAVMDGYRVMPMRDAARVGDIFVTATGDIHVLDRAHFEVMKDGAVLANSGHFNVEINIPALEEMAIAKKRVREFVDQYTMPDGRRISVLGEGRLINLAAAEGHPASVMDMSFANQALGVEYMLANAKSLKPQVYTIPEAIDREIARLKLKAMGIKIDRLTAEQKRYLASWEEGT
- a CDS encoding GNAT family N-acetyltransferase, whose translation is MSEASARPRARVPRSTGGWTVRETRDREEILAVLNQDRVYAAYAIGDLEPSLFAQCEWALAEHADGTRALALLFKGLEPHTLLLYGDPRGHAVILAGVMRPPKVYAIFTEEQEPALRARYALAEVQRMVRMVWDRTAPLPPPSPLTFRLTGARQAELQSLYRLYAEARFSPYQLMDGIFYGVERDGRLVAVAGTHLVSETYGVAAIGNVFTHPDYRGRGYALACTAAVLRDLAARIPTIVLNVGAENETARRVYTKLGFARYCEFYEAMAYRKRA